The proteins below come from a single Aegilops tauschii subsp. strangulata cultivar AL8/78 chromosome 6, Aet v6.0, whole genome shotgun sequence genomic window:
- the LOC109752402 gene encoding transcription factor IBH1-like 1, with product MGAPSSSTKAFKQGFLRSFLLSLRSCRNGAMGLQERKRAVRSSADIAMATTRGSGAMWPQALLAAASSSSSLPWPRRLPAAATVKTTTRRKNMARRRCLQRRTTTSSGEIARRLVRKRTKVLRGMVPGGELLDGASLLREAMDYVVHLRAQVAVLRRVSNAMQHRPSSHHMTVAVAPPVPLKTETTGKAQASDGNQE from the exons ATGGGGGCCCCTAGCAGCAGCACCAAGGCCTTCAAGCAGGGGTTCCTCCGGAGCTTCCTCCTGAGCCTGAGATCCTGCAGGAACGGCGCCATGGGCCTGCAAGAGAGAAAGCGCGCCGTCAGGTCGTCCGCCGACATCGCCATGGCCACCACCCGCGGCAGCGGAGCCATGTGGCCGCAGGCCCTCCTAGCAGCAGCATCGTCATCATCTTCGCTGCCGTGGCCTAGGCGGTTGCCGGCTGCAGCCACGGTGAAgacgacgacgaggcggaagAACATGGCCAGGAGGCGCTGTCTCcagaggaggacgacgacgagcaGCGGCGAGATCGCGAGGAGGCTGGTGAGGAAGCGGACCAAGGTGCTGCGGGGGATGGTGCCCGGCGGCGAGCTCCTCGACGGCGCCTCGCTGCTCCGCGAGGCCATGGACTACGTCGTCCACCTGCGCGCGCAGGTCGCCGTGCTCCGCCGCGTCTCCAACGCCATGCAACACAGACCATCGTCCCACCACATGACAG TGGCTGTTGCACCACCAGTACCGTTGAAAACAGAGACGACCGGAAAGGCTCAAGCCTCGGATGGAAACCAAGAATAG
- the LOC141025896 gene encoding uncharacterized protein, with amino-acid sequence MDSPSSSTTHSSNPFAGPEPSAAAIRDLNIEARVPIHFDSSSTSYYAWKTYFNLVFREYYLPKHIDGSDIFHTVIAEDDDACVVWTKINALFTDNKLQRLVFLQQEFFDCHQGNSTIDEYSMRLKMFADELRDISAKVSDDLMLSILTAGLNEDFGNAASNLTLLPQPPFSASSRTSSSRSAR; translated from the exons ATGGACTCCCCGAGTTCCTCCACCACACATTCGTCGAACCCCTTCGCCGGCCCCgagccctccgccgccgccatccgcGACCTCAACATCGAGGCCCGGGTCCCCATCCACTTCGACAGCTCCAGCACCTCATACTACGCATGGAAGACCTACTTCAACCTTGTCTTCCGCGAGTACTATCTCCCCAAGCACATCGATGGCTCT GACATCTTCCACACGGTTATCGCCGAGGACGACGATGCTTGCGTCGTGTGGACCAAGATCAACGCGCTCTTCACCGACAACAAACTTCAGCGCCTTGTTTTCTTGCAGCAGGAGTTCTTCGACTGTCACCAGGGCAACTCCACCATCGATGAGTACTCCATGCGGCTCAAGATGTTCGCCGATGAACTTCGCGACATCAGTGCCAAAGTCTCCGACGACCTCATGCTGAGCATCCTCACCGCCGGCCTCAACGAGGATTTCGGCAACGCGGCTTCTAACCTCACTTTGCTGCCACAACCACCTTTCAGCGCGTCATCGCGTACCTCAAGCTCGAGGAGCGCCAGATGA